A region of Thermus caldifontis DNA encodes the following proteins:
- a CDS encoding fumarylacetoacetate hydrolase family protein, which yields MKLCRFISKGRVHQGVYRDGLLLDEAGEGHDPEGVTWLLPFTPGKVIGVALNYADHAEELGLSRPEEPALFWKPNSSLLPHKGVVRYPKGAEYMHYEVELAAVVGRPMRKVKAKDALDYVLGYTIANDLVVRDYVSNTFRPPIRAKGRDTFGPLGPFLVVGEVEDPQNLALRAYVNGELRQEGHTSRMLYSVAELLEYISEFMTLEPYDVILTGTPKGISRVFPGDVMRLEIQGLGTLENPIEEEA from the coding sequence ATGAAGCTTTGCCGCTTTATCAGCAAGGGCCGGGTCCACCAGGGGGTCTATCGGGATGGCCTCCTCCTGGACGAGGCAGGGGAGGGCCACGACCCCGAGGGGGTCACCTGGCTCCTCCCCTTTACCCCCGGCAAGGTGATTGGGGTGGCCCTGAACTACGCCGACCATGCGGAGGAGCTGGGGCTTTCCCGCCCCGAGGAGCCCGCCCTTTTTTGGAAGCCCAATAGCAGCCTTCTCCCCCACAAGGGGGTGGTGCGCTACCCCAAGGGGGCGGAGTACATGCACTACGAGGTGGAGCTGGCGGCGGTGGTGGGCCGGCCCATGCGCAAGGTAAAGGCTAAGGACGCGTTGGACTACGTCCTGGGCTATACCATCGCCAACGACCTGGTGGTGCGGGACTATGTTTCCAACACCTTTAGGCCCCCGATCCGGGCCAAGGGGCGGGACACCTTCGGCCCCCTTGGGCCCTTTCTGGTGGTGGGGGAGGTGGAGGACCCGCAGAACCTGGCCCTAAGGGCCTATGTGAACGGGGAGCTTCGCCAGGAGGGGCACACCTCGAGGATGCTCTACTCCGTGGCGGAGCTTTTGGAGTACATCTCCGAGTTCATGACCCTGGAACCCTACGACGTGATCCTCACCGGCACCCCCAAGGGCATAAGCCGGGTGTTCCCTGGGGATGTGATGCGGCTGGAGATCCAAGGGCTGGGTACCCTGGAAAACCCCATTGAGGAGGAGGCATGA
- a CDS encoding PucR family transcriptional regulator, giving the protein MAGSLFGSSSIAFQALAEALGLEVLAPSDRPVLYLLEEPKPLLPLEGALLLFRPEGNLWRYRTASGFLLSHPDPELLDYARKEGLGVAAHPPWVKREDLAKAVALRLFHLGAGMSLASLLDLLIKLPDRPFLEVLHQATGLALARVAPWGEVLGFAGPVPAQHPREPGEGREWTALEAGEGFLVAYGEEGERRRARGLLEVAARLLKVRALERSLERMREESLGGALLEGLILGEAEPDRLFAFGFTEGVEWVLALVEPKAVPGRHRLAEERRREATLELRRRAGTFLDRLGVPYLLTIRGNRLVAMWQVHNPRKEAQSLLSALPPGSRLGYSAVHAAGEEVQTAYREALIALKAARPGEALSFSGLDPVAFVLLQQSPEDLKALVDRYLPLPPKLLRTLEVYMATGSVEEAAYTLHIHPNTLRYRLKRLEEVLGPLSRPEVLAQVHLALRARDLLMG; this is encoded by the coding sequence ATGGCCGGGTCACTTTTTGGTTCCTCCTCCATCGCCTTCCAGGCCTTGGCCGAGGCGCTGGGCCTCGAGGTTCTAGCCCCTTCAGACCGCCCCGTCCTTTACCTCCTGGAGGAGCCCAAGCCCCTTTTGCCCCTGGAAGGAGCCCTTCTCCTCTTCCGGCCCGAGGGGAACCTCTGGCGTTACCGCACCGCCTCGGGCTTCCTCCTTTCCCATCCGGACCCGGAACTTTTGGACTATGCCCGCAAGGAAGGCCTAGGGGTGGCCGCCCATCCCCCGTGGGTGAAACGGGAGGACCTGGCCAAGGCCGTGGCCCTGCGCCTCTTCCACCTGGGGGCAGGGATGAGCCTGGCCAGCCTCCTGGACCTCCTCATCAAGCTACCTGATAGACCCTTCTTAGAAGTTCTCCACCAAGCCACCGGCCTGGCCTTGGCCCGGGTGGCCCCCTGGGGGGAAGTGCTGGGCTTTGCCGGCCCCGTGCCCGCCCAGCATCCCAGGGAACCGGGGGAAGGCAGGGAATGGACCGCCTTGGAAGCGGGGGAAGGGTTCTTGGTGGCCTACGGGGAGGAAGGGGAGCGCAGGCGGGCTCGAGGCCTCCTGGAGGTGGCGGCCCGCCTGCTGAAGGTGCGGGCCTTGGAGCGCTCCTTGGAGAGGATGCGGGAGGAATCCTTGGGTGGGGCTTTGCTGGAAGGGCTCATCCTAGGGGAGGCAGAGCCCGACCGGCTCTTCGCCTTTGGCTTCACCGAGGGGGTGGAATGGGTCCTGGCCCTGGTGGAGCCCAAGGCGGTGCCCGGACGCCACCGCCTGGCGGAGGAAAGGAGGCGGGAGGCCACCCTGGAGCTACGCCGCCGGGCTGGCACCTTCCTGGACCGTCTGGGCGTCCCCTACCTCCTCACCATCCGCGGTAATCGCTTGGTGGCCATGTGGCAGGTGCATAACCCTAGGAAGGAGGCACAAAGCCTCCTTTCCGCCCTGCCCCCGGGAAGCCGCCTGGGGTACTCCGCGGTCCATGCCGCCGGGGAAGAGGTGCAAACCGCCTACCGGGAAGCCCTCATCGCCCTCAAGGCCGCCCGCCCAGGCGAGGCCCTTTCCTTCAGCGGCCTGGATCCCGTGGCCTTCGTGCTCCTGCAACAGTCCCCCGAGGACCTGAAGGCCCTGGTGGATCGCTACCTGCCCCTACCGCCCAAGCTTCTCAGGACCCTGGAGGTCTACATGGCCACGGGAAGCGTGGAGGAAGCCGCCTATACCCTCCACATTCACCCCAACACCCTGCGCTACCGCCTGAAGCGGCTGGAAGAGGTCCTTGGCCCTCTCTCCCGGCCCGAGGTCCTGGCCCAGGTGCACCTGGCCCTAAGGGCGCGCGACCTCCTGATGGGGTAA
- a CDS encoding ABC transporter ATP-binding protein: MPIIEAKGVRKVYRGDGVETVALRGVDLAVEAGEFTALVGPSGSGKSTFLHLLAGLDLPTEGEVWVGGVWLSRLSRSERARVRLERIGLVFQAYNLLPVLTALENAALILEFRGVPKAERERRALAALEALGLKEKAGRFPRQLSGGEQQRVAVARALAAEPLIVLADEPTANLDSKNGLALIERMKALNRERGVTFLFSTHDPRLLEHVKRIVRLEDGAIVGEERR; the protein is encoded by the coding sequence ATGCCCATCATAGAGGCCAAAGGGGTGCGGAAGGTGTACCGGGGCGACGGAGTGGAAACCGTGGCCCTTAGGGGAGTGGACCTGGCGGTGGAGGCGGGGGAGTTCACCGCCTTGGTGGGGCCTTCGGGTAGCGGGAAAAGCACCTTTCTCCATCTCCTTGCGGGCCTGGACCTGCCCACGGAAGGGGAGGTCTGGGTAGGGGGGGTATGGCTTTCCCGGCTGTCCCGGAGTGAGCGGGCCCGGGTGCGCCTGGAGAGGATCGGCTTGGTATTCCAGGCCTACAACCTGCTTCCCGTCCTCACCGCCTTGGAGAACGCCGCCTTGATTCTGGAGTTTAGGGGTGTCCCCAAGGCCGAGCGGGAGAGGAGGGCCCTTGCGGCCTTGGAGGCTTTGGGCCTGAAGGAGAAGGCGGGCCGCTTTCCCCGCCAGCTTTCGGGCGGGGAGCAGCAGCGGGTGGCGGTGGCCCGGGCCTTGGCTGCCGAGCCCCTCATCGTCTTGGCGGATGAGCCCACGGCCAACCTGGATTCCAAGAACGGCCTGGCCTTGATTGAGCGCATGAAGGCCTTGAACCGGGAGCGGGGGGTGACCTTTCTCTTCTCTACCCATGACCCCAGGCTTCTTGAGCACGTGAAGCGGATCGTACGCCTGGAGGACGGGGCCATTGTGGGCGAGGAACGGCGCTAG
- the hpaI gene encoding 2,4-dihydroxyhept-2-ene-1,7-dioic acid aldolase, whose protein sequence is MFQGSIPPLPTPFRKGHVDEEALRRLVERVIHGGSHGLSVGGTTGEPGTLTLEERKRVIEVALDQTAGRVPVIPGTGALRLEETLELTRFAQEAGAQGAMVIVPYYLKPNQEGLYRYFAEVAKAVPDFPILLYNIPGRAGVEIAPKTVARLRRDFPNIVGLKHSAKDLEYLSQLFQEVGRDFLVFCGLESLTLPMMSLGAVGTIAATANWLPREVARLTELALKGDYQGARELHYHLLEANEAIFWDTNPIPLKTVLSWMGLLEKEWRLPLGPTTPEVEARLRAMAQRYGLLEGA, encoded by the coding sequence ATGTTTCAGGGTTCCATTCCTCCTTTGCCCACACCTTTCCGCAAGGGACACGTGGACGAAGAGGCCCTAAGGCGCCTGGTGGAAAGGGTCATCCATGGGGGTTCCCACGGCCTCAGCGTGGGGGGAACCACCGGGGAGCCCGGAACCTTAACCTTGGAGGAGAGGAAGCGGGTCATAGAGGTGGCCCTGGACCAGACGGCGGGACGGGTTCCCGTCATCCCCGGAACCGGGGCCCTTAGGCTTGAGGAAACCCTGGAACTCACCCGCTTTGCCCAGGAGGCCGGGGCCCAAGGGGCCATGGTCATCGTTCCCTACTACCTGAAGCCCAACCAGGAGGGGCTATACCGCTACTTCGCCGAGGTGGCCAAGGCGGTCCCCGACTTTCCCATCCTCCTCTACAACATCCCGGGTCGGGCTGGGGTGGAGATCGCTCCCAAGACCGTGGCCCGCCTCCGGCGGGACTTTCCCAACATCGTGGGGCTCAAGCACTCCGCCAAGGACCTGGAGTACCTCTCCCAGCTCTTCCAGGAGGTGGGCCGGGACTTTCTCGTTTTTTGCGGCCTGGAAAGCCTCACCCTGCCCATGATGAGCCTGGGGGCGGTGGGGACCATCGCCGCCACCGCCAACTGGCTTCCCCGGGAGGTGGCGAGGCTCACGGAGCTGGCCCTCAAGGGGGATTACCAGGGGGCGAGGGAGCTCCACTACCACCTCCTCGAGGCCAACGAGGCCATCTTCTGGGACACCAACCCCATCCCCCTAAAGACGGTGCTTTCCTGGATGGGCCTTCTAGAGAAGGAGTGGCGCCTCCCCTTAGGCCCCACCACCCCCGAGGTGGAGGCGAGGCTTAGGGCCATGGCCCAGCGCTACGGGCTTTTGGAGGGCGCATGA
- the hpaC gene encoding 4-hydroxyphenylacetate 3-monooxygenase reductase subunit: MTGAFPEESSGLPTPEKALQEAFREALSRFAAGVTVVSARLGEEERGMTATAFMSLSLEPPLVALGIQEKARLLPILEASRAFTVSFLREEQEAVSQHFAGKPQEGVVLVEGRVEGALAVLRCRLAAVYPGGDHRLVVGLVEVIELGEPGLPLVYFGRGYRRLVWPS, from the coding sequence GTGACGGGTGCCTTTCCCGAGGAATCCAGCGGTTTGCCTACGCCCGAGAAGGCCCTTCAAGAGGCGTTCCGGGAGGCCTTAAGTCGCTTCGCCGCCGGGGTGACGGTGGTGTCCGCCCGGTTGGGGGAAGAGGAGAGGGGCATGACCGCCACCGCCTTCATGTCCTTGAGCCTCGAGCCTCCCCTGGTGGCCTTGGGCATCCAGGAAAAGGCGAGGCTTCTGCCCATCTTGGAGGCCTCCCGGGCCTTCACCGTAAGCTTCCTCAGGGAGGAACAGGAGGCGGTTTCCCAGCACTTTGCCGGGAAGCCCCAGGAGGGGGTGGTCCTGGTGGAGGGGAGGGTGGAAGGGGCCTTGGCGGTTTTGCGTTGCCGGTTGGCGGCGGTCTACCCCGGAGGGGACCACCGCCTGGTGGTGGGCCTTGTGGAGGTCATTGAGCTGGGGGAACCGGGCCTTCCCCTGGTGTACTTCGGCCGTGGCTACAGGAGGTTGGTATGGCCATCGTGA
- the hpaE gene encoding 5-carboxymethyl-2-hydroxymuconate semialdehyde dehydrogenase, translated as MRYQDQVAGISWERIEAIRNALKGWTALHFIGGEFRPSESGEVFPTLDPSVNQVLSHAARGGEREVDRAAKAAHEAFPKWSRTPARERKRYLLRIAELLEKHADELAVVEALDAGQVLRIVKAQVARSAENFAFYAEYAEHAMEDRTFPVDRDWLYYSLRVPAGPVGIITPWNAPLMLSTWRIAPALAFGDTVVLKPAEWSPLTASKLAEIVQEADLPPGVFNLVQGFGEEAGAALVAHPLVPLITLTGETETGKIVMQNAAKHLKRLSLELGGKSPALVFADADLERALDAVVFQIYSFNGERCTASSRLLVEESLFEDFVGRVAERARAIRVGHPLDPETEVGPLIHPEHLKRVLGYVEAGLREGARLLVGGRKASTSFRGEDLSRGNYVEPTLFVGENHMKIAQEEIFGPVLVAIPFKDEEEALRKANDSRYGLAAYVFTKDLERAHRLALELQAGLIYLNSHNVRHLPTPFGGVKESGDRREGGLYALEFYTDLKAVGLPLRPPHVPKFGKR; from the coding sequence ATGAGGTACCAGGACCAGGTGGCGGGGATTTCCTGGGAAAGGATCGAGGCCATTCGGAACGCCCTGAAGGGGTGGACGGCCCTCCACTTCATCGGAGGGGAGTTTCGCCCCTCGGAAAGCGGGGAGGTCTTTCCTACCCTGGACCCTTCCGTCAACCAGGTGCTTTCCCATGCGGCCCGGGGCGGGGAAAGGGAGGTGGACCGGGCGGCCAAGGCGGCCCACGAGGCCTTCCCGAAATGGAGCCGCACCCCGGCCCGGGAGCGGAAGCGCTACCTCCTGAGGATCGCCGAGCTATTGGAAAAGCATGCGGATGAGCTGGCGGTGGTGGAGGCTTTGGATGCCGGGCAGGTTTTGCGCATCGTGAAGGCCCAGGTGGCCCGCTCCGCGGAGAACTTCGCCTTCTACGCCGAGTACGCCGAGCACGCCATGGAGGACCGCACCTTCCCCGTGGACCGGGACTGGCTCTACTACAGCCTACGGGTCCCGGCTGGCCCCGTGGGGATCATCACCCCTTGGAACGCCCCCTTGATGCTTTCCACCTGGCGGATCGCCCCCGCCTTGGCCTTCGGGGACACGGTGGTCCTGAAGCCTGCGGAGTGGAGCCCCTTAACCGCCAGCAAACTGGCGGAGATCGTGCAGGAGGCGGACCTCCCCCCTGGGGTCTTCAACCTGGTGCAGGGGTTTGGCGAGGAGGCGGGAGCCGCCCTGGTGGCCCATCCCCTGGTTCCCCTCATCACCCTCACCGGGGAGACGGAAACCGGGAAGATCGTGATGCAAAACGCCGCTAAGCACCTGAAACGGCTTTCTTTGGAGCTTGGCGGGAAGAGCCCCGCTTTGGTCTTTGCCGATGCCGATCTGGAGCGGGCTTTGGATGCGGTTGTGTTCCAGATTTACTCCTTCAATGGGGAACGGTGCACGGCCAGCTCCCGCCTGTTGGTGGAGGAGAGCCTCTTTGAGGACTTCGTGGGGAGGGTGGCGGAAAGGGCCCGGGCCATCCGGGTGGGCCACCCCCTGGACCCCGAGACCGAGGTGGGGCCCCTCATCCACCCCGAGCACCTAAAGAGGGTGTTGGGGTATGTGGAAGCGGGCCTTAGGGAGGGGGCAAGGCTTCTGGTGGGAGGAAGGAAGGCCAGCACCTCCTTCCGCGGGGAAGACCTTTCCCGGGGGAACTACGTGGAGCCCACCCTGTTCGTGGGCGAAAACCACATGAAAATCGCCCAGGAGGAAATCTTCGGTCCCGTTTTGGTGGCCATCCCCTTCAAGGACGAGGAGGAGGCCCTTAGGAAGGCCAACGATTCCAGGTACGGCCTGGCGGCCTACGTCTTCACCAAGGACCTGGAAAGGGCCCACCGCCTGGCCCTAGAGCTGCAAGCGGGCCTCATCTACCTGAACAGCCACAACGTGCGCCACCTGCCCACCCCCTTTGGCGGGGTTAAGGAGAGCGGGGACCGGCGGGAAGGGGGGTTGTACGCCCTGGAGTTTTACACCGACCTCAAGGCCGTGGGGCTTCCCCTAAGGCCCCCCCACGTGCCTAAGTTCGGAAAGAGGTGA
- the hpaB gene encoding 4-hydroxyphenylacetate 3-monooxygenase, oxygenase component: MARTGAEYLEALKERPPNLWYKGEKVEDPTTHPVFRGIVRTMAALYDLQHDPRYREALTYEEEGKRHGMSFLIPKTKEDLKRRGQAYKLWADQNLGMMGRSPDYLNAVVMAYAASAEYFGEFADNVRNYYRYLRDHDLATTHALTNPQVNRAKPPSAQPDPYIPVGVVRQTEKGIVVRGARMTATFPLADEVLIFPSTLLKEGPGSEKYAIAFALPTSTPGLHFLCREALVGGDSPFDYPLSSRLEEMDCLVVFDDVLVPWERVFILGNVELCNNAYAATGALNHMAHQVVALKTAKTEAFLGVAALMAEGIGADAYGHVQEKIAEIIVYLEAMRAFWTRAEEEAKENAFGLLVPDRGALDGARNLYPRLYPRLREILEQIGASGLITLPSERDFKGPLAPLLEKYLQGASLEAKERVALFRLAWDMTLSGFGARQELYERFFFGDPVRMYQTLFSVYDKEPYKERIRTYLKGALSVLREVEA, from the coding sequence ATGGCAAGAACAGGAGCGGAGTACCTGGAGGCCCTAAAGGAGCGCCCCCCTAACCTCTGGTACAAGGGGGAAAAGGTGGAGGATCCCACCACGCACCCGGTTTTCCGGGGAATCGTGCGCACCATGGCGGCCCTATACGACCTGCAGCACGACCCCCGCTACCGCGAGGCCCTCACCTACGAGGAGGAGGGGAAGCGGCACGGGATGAGCTTCCTCATCCCCAAGACCAAGGAGGACCTAAAGCGCCGGGGCCAGGCCTACAAGCTTTGGGCGGATCAGAACCTGGGGATGATGGGCCGTAGCCCGGATTACCTGAATGCCGTGGTCATGGCCTATGCCGCCAGCGCCGAGTACTTTGGCGAGTTCGCCGACAACGTGCGAAACTATTACCGCTACCTCCGCGACCATGACCTGGCCACCACCCACGCCCTCACCAACCCCCAGGTGAACCGGGCCAAGCCGCCCTCGGCCCAGCCCGACCCCTATATCCCCGTGGGGGTGGTGCGGCAGACGGAAAAGGGCATCGTGGTGCGAGGAGCCCGCATGACCGCCACCTTTCCCCTGGCGGACGAGGTTCTTATCTTCCCTTCCACCCTGCTTAAGGAGGGGCCGGGGAGCGAGAAGTACGCCATCGCCTTCGCCCTGCCCACCTCCACGCCGGGCCTCCACTTCCTCTGCCGCGAGGCCTTGGTGGGGGGGGATAGCCCCTTTGACTATCCCCTTAGTAGCCGCCTCGAGGAGATGGACTGCCTGGTGGTCTTTGACGACGTCCTGGTCCCTTGGGAGCGGGTCTTCATCCTGGGAAACGTGGAGCTTTGCAACAACGCCTACGCCGCCACGGGGGCCCTTAACCACATGGCCCACCAGGTGGTGGCCCTGAAGACCGCCAAGACCGAGGCCTTTTTGGGGGTGGCGGCCCTGATGGCCGAGGGGATCGGGGCCGATGCCTACGGCCACGTGCAGGAGAAGATCGCCGAGATCATCGTCTATCTGGAGGCCATGCGGGCCTTCTGGACCCGGGCGGAGGAGGAGGCCAAGGAGAACGCCTTTGGCCTCCTGGTGCCCGACCGGGGGGCGTTGGATGGGGCCAGGAACCTCTACCCTAGGCTTTACCCCCGCCTCAGGGAGATCCTGGAGCAGATCGGGGCCAGCGGCCTCATCACCCTGCCCTCGGAACGGGACTTTAAGGGACCCTTGGCTCCCCTGTTGGAGAAGTACCTGCAAGGGGCCAGCTTGGAGGCTAAAGAGCGGGTGGCCCTCTTCCGCCTGGCCTGGGACATGACCCTCTCGGGGTTTGGGGCGCGGCAGGAGCTTTACGAGCGCTTTTTCTTCGGGGATCCGGTGCGCATGTACCAGACCCTCTTTAGCGTCTACGATAAGGAACCCTACAAGGAGCGGATCCGCACCTACCTCAAGGGGGCGCTTTCCGTGCTTAGAGAGGTGGAGGCGTGA